GGCCGTGATGTATGCCGGGCGCGTGGCCGAGATCGGCCCGGTACACGAGGTCATCAACCACCCGGCGCACCCCTACACCGCCGGCCTCATGGCCTCCATCCCCGACATGGACAGCGAGCGCGAGCGGCTCAACCAGATCGACGGCGCCATGCCGCGCCTGAACGCCATCCCGCGCGGCTGCGCCTTCAATCCGCGCTGCCCGCAGGTCTTCGAGCGCTGCCGCGTCGAGCGCCCCGACCTGATGCCCGCCGGCGCCACCCAGGCCGCGTGCTGGCTGCACGCCGCCGACCGCAAGGAGGCCGCATGAACGAATCGCATAGCCCTGCCGGCATTGGCTCCTTCCCCCTCTGGGGGAAGGCTGGGATGGGGGCCGGTTTGATGGATACCAACGGTATGGGTGGCGGCGCCGGCCCTCACTCCAACCCTTCCCCAGGGGAAGAGGGAGCAAGAGGAGAGCCGTTGGTGCAGGCGCGCGACCTGGCGCGCACCTTCGATGTCTCGCCGCCCTGGCTCAACCGCGTGCTGGAGGGCAAGCCGCGCCTGCTGCTGCACGCCGTCGATGGCGTGAGCTTCGACATCGAGCGCGGCAAGACGCTGGCGCTGGTGGGCGAGTCGGGCTGTGGCAAAAGCACCGTGGCGCGCCTGCTGGTGGGCCTGTACGCACCCACGCGCGGCGGCTTTGCCTTCGACGGGCAGGATGCGCACGCGGCGTTCAAGGGGCGCGATGCCCGCGCCATGCGCCGGCGCATCCAGATGATTTTTCAAGACCCCTATGCCAGCCTGAACCCGCGCTGGCTGGTACGCGACATCATCGCCGAGCCGCTGCGCGAGCACGGCATCCTGACCGACAAGGCGGCACTTGCCCAGCGCGTGGGCGAGCTGCTGCAGTCCGTGGGCCTGTCGCCGCTGGACGCGGCCAAGTACCCGCACCAGTTCTCGGGCGGGCAGCGCCAGCGCATCTCGATCGCCCGGGCGCTGGCCACCGAGCCTGAGTTCCTGGTCTGCGACGAGCCGACCTCGGCGCTCGACGTGTCCGTGCAGGCCCAGGTGCTGAACATCATGAAAGACCTGCAGCGCCAGCAGGGCCTGACCTATCTGTTCATCAGCCACAACCTGGCGGTGGTGCGGCATGTGAGCGACCAGGTCGGCGTGATGTACCTGGGTCGCCTGGTGGAGCTGGCCGACAAGGCCACGCTGTTTGCCGCGCCGCGCCACCCCTACACACGCATGTTGCTCGACGCCATCCCCAAGATGCACGACACGGGCCGGGCGCGCACGCCGGTGCAGGGCGAGGTGCCCAACCCTTTGAATCCGCCGCCGGGCTGTGCCTTCAACCCGCGCTGCCCCTGGGCCAACGAGCGCTGCCGCGTCGAGCGGCCCGAGTTGCTCGACGCCGGCGACGGCACGCGCGTGGCCTGCCATGCGGTGCAGGAGGGGCGCATCGACCCGGCAGGGCCGTGAATTTGCATGAAAAATGCCGCAAAGCGTTGCTGGGCAAGCGGAGATAGCTATGCAAATGAGAGTTGCAATGTCCAGGTGGCTGCGTGTTTTTGCGCTCTTTCCCCTGCTGGGGGAAGGCCGGGATGGGAGCCGCGCCCGCAGTGAGCGCAGCGCCCGAACTGGCCCCCACCCCAGCCCTTCCCCAGAGGGGGAGGGAGCACCGAAGCAATACCCGGCCCAGCGCGCCACGGGCCATCCCAGCCCTCTCCCAAGGGGGGAGCGGGCAGACGAGTTGGCGCAGCTTGCGTGCGCCGACGGTGCCTCCAGACCTTTCCCAGCGAGCAAGAGCGCGCCCGGTTCCGACTCCCTCTCCCGCGTGCGGGAGAGGGTGGGGGTGAGGGGGCCTGCTGCGGGCGCTGCGGCCCTCGCCCTGTCCCTCCTGCTGGCCGGCTGTGGCGGCTCCGGCCCGGTGCAGCCGCTGCCGCCCGCTGATGCGGCCTACCAGCTGACCATCCTGCACCTCAACGACCACCACTCCAACCTGCAGCCGCGCGCCGCCACGGTGCAGCTCGACGACGGCGCGGGCCGGCGCATCCCTGTCGCCATGGAGGTCGGCGGCTTTGCCCGCGTGGCCGGCGCCCTGGATGAACTGGCCGCCGCTGCCGGCCCCAATGTGCTCAAGCTGCACGCCGGCGACGCGCTGACCGGCACGCTGTACTTCGAGCGCGCCGGCAGCGCCGGCGAGGCCGATGCAGCCCTCATGGACGTGGCCTGCTTCGATGCCTTCACCCTGGGCAACCACGAGTTCGACAAGGGCGACAGCACGCTCAAGGGCTTTCTGGATCGCCTGGCCGCAGGCCGCTGCCCGGTGCCGGTGCTCAGTGCCAATACCCGCTTCGGCGCTGCGTCCGCGCTGCACGAGAGCCGCGCGCCCGGCATGGTGCAGCCCTCGGTGGTGCTGCGCCGTAGCGGGCAGGACATCGGCATAGTCGGCGTCACCGTGGCCTACAAGACCCGGGTGTCCTCGGCGCCCGACCCCGGCACGCAGTTCGAGGACGAGGCCACAGCGGTGCAGCGCGAGATCGACCGCCTCAGCGCGCGCGGCATCGACAAGATCATCGTCCTGAGCCACGTCGGCCACGAGGCCGAGCTGCGCCTGGCCGAGCGCCTGCGCGGCGTCGATGTCATCGTCGGCGGCGACTCGCACACCCTGCTGGGGCCGCCGGCCATGGCCCAGGCCGGACTGGGCACGCCCACGGGCGCGTACCCGGCGCGCACGCGCAATGCCGACGGCCAGCCGGTCTGCGTGGTGCAGGCGGCCGAGTTCTCGCAGGTGCTGGGCGAGCTGCGCGTGCGCTTCGACGCGCGCGGCAACGTGCTCGATTGCAGCGGTACGGCGCATGTGCTGGTGGGCGAGACCATGCGCGTCGATGGCCAGCCGCCCGCGCCGGCGCTGGCGCAGCAGCTGGCCGCCAGCCGCGCAGCCACGGGCTTTCTGCGCGTGACCCAGCCCTCCGCCGCTGCCCTGGCGGCGCTGGCGCCCTTCGAGGCGCGCGTGGCCGACTTTGCCCGCACGCCGGTCGCCGTGGTGCCCGAGGAGCTGTGCGCGCGCCGCGTGCCGGGCGGGCCGGGCAGTCTGGATCATGGCCGCTCCAGCGCCGCCTGCAACGCCCTGGGCCACGTCGATCAGCATGGCGGCGACATCCAGCAGCTCGTCGCCCAGGCCTATCTGGACGTGGCGCGGCTGCGCTATGGCGGGGCTGACGTGGCGCTGCAGCACGGCGGCGGTGTGCGCACGCCGCTGCTGGGCACGGTGACTGCCGAGCAGATCATCGGCGTGCTGCCCTTTGGCAACACGCTGTGGCGTCTGGACGTGAGCGGGGCCGAGCTCAAGGGGATGCTGGAAGACGGCATCGAGGCCGTCTGGGGCCGGGTGGCTCCACTGGGCCGTACCCCTACGCCGCCGGGCTGCGCTTTGCCGTCGATGTGACGCGCCCGCGTGGCGCGCGCATCAGCGAGCTGCAGCTCCACGACCCGGCCAGCGACCGCTGGGGCGCGCTGGACGAGAAGCGCATGTACCGCCTGTTCGTGCCGCAGTACACGGCACGCGGTGGCGACCGCAACCTGACCCTGGCCGGCGTGCCGCCCGAGCGTCGGCTGGACATCGGCGTGCTCGACGCCGACCTGCTGCTGGACTGGATCGCGCTGCAGCCGCGCGATACTGCCACCGGCCTGCCGTTGCTGGCGCGCCGGCCCACCAGCCGCTACAGCACGCAGCAGTTCACCGACCATTGACCCCACAGGAAAGGAATCGACCATGAGCCAGAACTTCAACCTGAGCAGCCCGGACATCGTGGACGGCGCGAGCATAGAC
This portion of the Melaminivora jejuensis genome encodes:
- a CDS encoding ABC transporter ATP-binding protein; its protein translation is MGGGAGPHSNPSPGEEGARGEPLVQARDLARTFDVSPPWLNRVLEGKPRLLLHAVDGVSFDIERGKTLALVGESGCGKSTVARLLVGLYAPTRGGFAFDGQDAHAAFKGRDARAMRRRIQMIFQDPYASLNPRWLVRDIIAEPLREHGILTDKAALAQRVGELLQSVGLSPLDAAKYPHQFSGGQRQRISIARALATEPEFLVCDEPTSALDVSVQAQVLNIMKDLQRQQGLTYLFISHNLAVVRHVSDQVGVMYLGRLVELADKATLFAAPRHPYTRMLLDAIPKMHDTGRARTPVQGEVPNPLNPPPGCAFNPRCPWANERCRVERPELLDAGDGTRVACHAVQEGRIDPAGP